Proteins from a genomic interval of Fuerstiella sp.:
- a CDS encoding DUF4340 domain-containing protein: MSTGTPHSASAATTNPGGRTLLFVVAAVGCLAITTGFEYAGRPAPIEEFGRVGQTFYPDFEDPTLASALEVFAFDAEEVLPQEFIVERLENGRWSIPSHHNYPADAEDQLAKTASSIIGIKRGAMVTRWPADHARYGVIDPNQESLNVSEVDGVGKRLILKAEDDAVLVDYIIGNTPDSDKSDEYYVRKPDEDEVYIVSLSIDLSTKFADWIDTDLLHISQQEMRQITINDYSFNELQGTITRGETSVLNRENSSDPWVLDGLEDTEEVDKDAVGDVTNAVADMKIVGVRKKLPGLTPDLKLDRSALKSQNDLSRLQNDLLSKGFLLQQDSEPDSLKLVAREGELYSATDDGLLYRMYFGRAFTGSLQELEVELNSGEESDRNAEKEDASDVDGNDDEAEVEDDNQSQTGRYVFVRVDFAEENLGDRPVEPVAPQMPEELKQAEEDKSEEEQSAEDLNATEDAVSDEDAGSDDSAEENEEEDPLAELRETYESARTQYETDLRSYNTDLEDFEKKVTDGTEKAEKLNRRFADWYYVVPGETFDKLKLSRTDIVKAKEAEKDTDESATDSADTVPPQVLVDPVEESSSDATEEVSDEESATEEPADENSTSEATPVNDSAEEQAADDEAGVKNATETSAGDAVDPAQTE; encoded by the coding sequence ATGTCAACGGGCACTCCACACAGCGCATCTGCAGCAACAACGAATCCGGGCGGTCGCACGCTCCTGTTTGTGGTCGCTGCGGTCGGCTGTCTGGCGATCACGACCGGTTTTGAATACGCGGGGCGACCTGCTCCGATTGAGGAATTTGGTCGCGTCGGTCAAACATTCTATCCGGATTTTGAAGATCCGACACTGGCATCTGCGCTGGAAGTCTTCGCCTTCGATGCCGAAGAAGTTCTCCCGCAGGAATTTATCGTCGAACGTCTGGAAAACGGTCGCTGGTCGATTCCGTCGCATCACAACTATCCGGCGGATGCCGAAGACCAGTTGGCGAAGACAGCATCCTCGATCATCGGTATCAAGCGGGGAGCAATGGTCACCCGCTGGCCGGCAGATCACGCCAGATACGGAGTGATTGACCCAAATCAGGAGTCGCTGAACGTGTCTGAGGTTGATGGCGTTGGTAAGCGACTGATTTTGAAAGCAGAGGATGATGCCGTCCTGGTGGATTACATCATCGGCAACACTCCGGACTCCGACAAATCCGACGAATACTACGTGCGAAAACCGGATGAGGACGAAGTGTATATCGTGTCACTCAGCATCGATCTGTCCACAAAATTTGCTGACTGGATCGACACGGATCTGTTGCACATTAGTCAGCAGGAAATGCGGCAGATTACGATCAATGATTATTCGTTTAATGAGCTTCAGGGCACGATCACCAGAGGTGAAACGAGTGTGCTGAACAGGGAAAACTCAAGTGATCCCTGGGTTCTTGATGGACTGGAAGACACAGAAGAAGTTGACAAGGATGCTGTCGGGGACGTGACCAATGCCGTCGCCGACATGAAAATTGTTGGTGTGCGAAAGAAACTCCCGGGACTTACACCGGACCTGAAACTTGACCGTTCAGCACTGAAATCCCAAAACGACCTGTCACGACTGCAAAATGACCTGTTGTCAAAGGGATTTCTGCTGCAGCAGGACTCTGAGCCGGACTCGTTGAAACTGGTTGCTCGTGAAGGCGAACTGTATTCAGCAACTGATGACGGTCTGCTATATCGAATGTACTTTGGCCGGGCATTCACCGGGTCACTGCAGGAACTGGAAGTCGAACTAAATTCCGGCGAAGAATCCGACCGTAATGCCGAAAAAGAGGATGCGTCGGATGTCGACGGAAACGATGATGAAGCCGAAGTGGAAGACGACAACCAAAGTCAGACGGGCCGGTACGTATTCGTGAGAGTCGACTTTGCCGAAGAGAATCTCGGTGACAGACCCGTTGAACCGGTAGCTCCTCAAATGCCTGAAGAACTGAAGCAGGCAGAAGAAGACAAATCCGAAGAAGAACAGTCGGCCGAAGATCTGAACGCCACAGAGGATGCCGTCAGCGACGAAGACGCCGGATCGGATGATTCCGCTGAAGAAAATGAAGAGGAAGACCCGCTGGCAGAACTGCGTGAGACCTATGAATCCGCCAGGACGCAGTACGAAACAGATCTAAGATCATACAATACCGATCTGGAAGACTTCGAAAAGAAGGTCACGGACGGAACTGAAAAGGCCGAAAAACTCAATCGTCGTTTCGCCGACTGGTACTACGTGGTTCCCGGTGAAACTTTCGACAAGTTAAAACTGTCCCGCACAGATATCGTGAAAGCAAAAGAGGCAGAAAAAGACACAGACGAATCGGCAACGGATTCCGCCGATACTGTACCTCCTCAGGTTCTTGTCGACCCGGTTGAAGAATCGTCCTCTGATGCCACAGAGGAGGTTTCTGACGAGGAATCAGCAACTGAGGAGCCGGCTGACGAAAATTCCACCAGTGAAGCAACGCCCGTCAATGATTCTGCTGAAGAACAGGCCGCAGACGACGAAGCTGGTGTTAAGAATGCAACTGAAACGTCTGCGGGTGATGCTGTCGATCCCGCTCAGACAGAATAA
- the tal gene encoding transaldolase gives MSSLDQLRQRTIVVADTGDIDAIAAHKPQDATTNPSLLWKAARMSQYRELVDGAIQSGIASGSTEMDTVDDVIDHLAVGFGCRILEIIPGRVSTEVDARLSFDEHATVARAQKLIHLYSNAGIARERILIKIASTWEGIRAAERLENEGIHCNLTLLFGFGQAVACAEAGVTLISPFVGRIYDWYKSDRGVEDIPAAEDPGVASVTRIYNYFKKHNFHTEVMGASFRRKEQIINLSGCDLLTISPTLLSELAASDENVPVQLDEATARNMDIPAIDMNESTFRWMLNEDAMATEKLAQGIRGFAADLDLLRSWLSEQLKTTAATV, from the coding sequence ATGTCATCATTGGATCAACTCAGGCAACGTACGATCGTCGTCGCGGACACAGGTGACATCGATGCCATTGCAGCACACAAACCTCAGGACGCCACAACGAATCCCTCGTTGCTCTGGAAAGCAGCACGGATGTCACAATATCGGGAACTGGTGGACGGAGCGATCCAGTCAGGAATCGCATCCGGTTCGACTGAGATGGATACCGTTGACGATGTAATCGATCACCTCGCCGTAGGATTTGGCTGCCGCATTCTGGAAATCATCCCCGGCCGGGTCTCCACGGAAGTTGATGCCCGACTAAGCTTCGACGAGCACGCCACAGTCGCCCGTGCTCAAAAACTGATTCACCTGTACAGCAATGCGGGTATTGCCCGGGAACGGATATTGATCAAAATTGCCTCCACCTGGGAAGGAATCCGTGCCGCCGAACGACTGGAAAACGAAGGAATTCACTGCAATCTGACTTTGCTGTTCGGATTCGGTCAGGCTGTTGCCTGTGCAGAAGCGGGAGTAACCCTGATTAGTCCTTTCGTCGGACGGATCTACGACTGGTATAAATCTGACCGTGGAGTTGAAGACATCCCCGCTGCCGAGGATCCCGGTGTCGCATCCGTCACACGTATCTACAACTACTTTAAAAAGCATAACTTCCACACAGAAGTGATGGGAGCCAGCTTTCGGCGGAAAGAACAAATCATCAATCTTAGCGGCTGCGATCTACTGACGATTTCCCCCACGTTGCTATCTGAGCTGGCTGCTTCGGACGAAAACGTTCCGGTACAACTGGATGAAGCGACGGCAAGGAATATGGATATCCCGGCGATTGACATGAACGAGTCCACATTCCGCTGGATGCTGAACGAGGATGCGATGGCCACCGAAAAACTGGCACAGGGAATCCGCGGATTTGCCGCTGACCTGGATCTTCTGCGTTCGTGGCTGTCAGAACAGTTAAAGACGACGGCCGCGACAGTGTGA
- a CDS encoding response regulator: MSADTQNNPQAVLDELSATIASLETFRQSVEDAAETQRSKDSTVATVTGSSHRREHTEASPARTAAERSDSAIRTADTARQSPSQTVGHPERSSDVDEFRDLTDQPVIASDSNSPASESATPITRKHGVLQQTNKLARIMLVDDENLNVINCQHHLKQAGYSEFITSTETIEALHLIRSESPDVLLLEINMPEGSGLDILRVMGLDPELQHIPVIVVTAARDPKIRRNALDLGANDFLNKPVDPNELLPRVRNAVILKQHFDMIASETAHLEQQVERRTRQLEATRQQLILSLARAAEHRDNDTGNHVLRVGRYSAIIAEQIGYPEQHLPMLEQAAQLHDVGKIGIPDSVLFKPGKLDPDEYELIKKHCALGKQIIEPISERDFALLKTHTDTEESLPHLRSSPLLILAARIAQTHHEKWDGSGYPLGLSGADIPLEGRIVAVADVFDALSSARPYKQPFSREQCFEILESGRAKHFDPDVLDAFFVQSEQIIDTQLQLMDEVHRVTGDEFIPDEPAPPSESTPSQTS; the protein is encoded by the coding sequence ATGTCTGCGGATACTCAAAACAACCCACAAGCTGTTCTGGATGAGTTGAGCGCCACCATCGCTTCACTGGAAACTTTTCGTCAGTCTGTTGAGGATGCTGCTGAAACACAGCGTTCAAAGGATTCAACGGTTGCGACGGTCACCGGCAGCAGTCATCGACGTGAACACACTGAAGCCAGTCCTGCGCGCACTGCGGCAGAAAGGTCAGACTCAGCCATCAGGACTGCAGATACAGCCCGACAATCACCTTCACAAACCGTCGGACATCCGGAGAGGTCGTCTGACGTTGACGAGTTCCGGGATCTCACAGATCAACCCGTGATTGCGAGCGACTCGAATTCACCCGCTTCTGAGTCAGCAACTCCGATCACCAGGAAACATGGTGTTCTCCAGCAGACCAATAAGCTGGCACGCATCATGCTCGTCGATGACGAAAATCTGAACGTAATAAACTGTCAGCATCACCTTAAGCAGGCGGGTTATTCGGAGTTCATTACAAGCACTGAAACAATCGAAGCCTTACACCTGATTCGCAGTGAGAGTCCCGATGTTCTTCTACTGGAAATCAACATGCCGGAAGGCAGCGGACTGGACATTCTGCGAGTGATGGGACTCGATCCTGAGTTACAGCACATTCCGGTCATCGTGGTCACAGCGGCCAGGGATCCAAAAATACGCAGGAATGCGCTGGATCTGGGCGCAAACGATTTTCTGAACAAACCGGTTGATCCCAATGAGCTGCTGCCTCGCGTTCGCAATGCTGTCATCCTCAAACAGCACTTCGATATGATTGCCAGTGAAACGGCTCATCTGGAACAACAGGTTGAACGGCGCACACGGCAACTGGAAGCCACACGTCAGCAACTGATCCTCAGCCTGGCCCGTGCAGCAGAACATCGGGACAACGATACCGGCAATCACGTGTTGCGAGTCGGGCGTTACAGCGCCATTATCGCCGAGCAGATCGGATATCCGGAACAGCATCTGCCAATGCTGGAACAGGCGGCCCAGCTGCATGACGTGGGAAAAATCGGCATTCCCGATTCCGTGCTCTTCAAACCTGGTAAACTTGATCCCGACGAATATGAACTGATCAAGAAGCACTGCGCTCTTGGCAAACAAATCATTGAACCCATCTCCGAACGGGATTTTGCGCTGCTGAAAACGCACACAGACACGGAAGAGTCACTGCCACATTTACGTTCATCACCACTATTGATACTGGCCGCTCGTATTGCGCAGACTCACCATGAAAAATGGGATGGCTCAGGATACCCGCTCGGACTGTCCGGTGCAGACATCCCCCTGGAAGGCCGAATCGTTGCTGTCGCCGACGTATTTGACGCTTTGTCAAGCGCCCGTCCGTACAAGCAGCCATTTTCAAGAGAGCAATGTTTTGAGATTCTGGAATCCGGACGGGCAAAGCACTTCGATCCCGATGTTCTGGATGCTTTCTTCGTACAATCCGAACAAATCATCGACACTCAGCTGCAGTTGATGGATGAAGTCCATCGAGTGACCGGCGATGAGTTCATTCCCGATGAACCGGCTCCACCGTCTGAATCAACACCATCTCAGACATCGTGA
- a CDS encoding dicarboxylate/amino acid:cation symporter, protein MNDQQRRSRWPLHWQILAAMVAGSLIGILANTGDQPLPNNVRVAVTRGTNRISIEEFVSRADAKVVLFRAEFDGRNAQLKNAFPALSKALGNRNQIELTAENPRVRILSTMAGYSVVWQRTHNGVPAVSRLKSAQASGLPGYWTQWINEHPSGIRSRITTIAKSIGDLFLRLLKMVTIPLILTSLVTGVTGLGSQGRFGKMFGRTLAYYLTTSFLAISVGLMMVNLIRPGSGATLPGGGEIVQTADRSLTEVIYEQLLRLVPANPFAAIANGEFLSLISFAIMVGTFINFVGGTHAKRLSELFESAFAVMLKMTGWVISLAPVGVSAFMIYATATQGLDVFATLAKYMITVFLALAIHAVVVLPVIVMMVGRRCPLAFFSNMSPALLTAFSTASSNATLPLTISCVEDRAGISNRTSSFVLPLGATINMDGTALYEVVAVLFIAQATPGVDLSFVQQVTVAFTALIASVGAAGIPHAGLVMMAIVLQAVGLPVESQGIIIAVDRVLDMCRTSVNVWSDSCGCAVIDRLTNDSNTTVDSAGQPSV, encoded by the coding sequence ATGAACGATCAACAACGGAGGAGCAGATGGCCCCTGCACTGGCAGATTTTGGCGGCGATGGTCGCCGGCAGCCTGATTGGAATCCTGGCCAATACTGGTGACCAGCCTTTACCCAACAACGTTCGTGTTGCTGTAACACGCGGTACCAACAGAATTTCAATCGAAGAATTCGTTTCGCGCGCGGATGCAAAGGTTGTGTTGTTTCGCGCCGAGTTCGATGGAAGAAATGCTCAGCTGAAAAATGCCTTTCCTGCACTGTCAAAGGCGCTCGGCAACAGGAATCAAATCGAACTGACCGCAGAAAATCCGCGTGTCCGGATTCTCAGTACGATGGCAGGCTATTCGGTCGTCTGGCAGAGAACACATAACGGTGTGCCGGCTGTCAGTCGTTTGAAGTCCGCGCAGGCATCCGGATTGCCGGGATACTGGACACAATGGATCAACGAACATCCCTCCGGGATCCGAAGTCGTATCACGACCATTGCCAAAAGCATCGGTGATCTTTTTCTGCGACTGCTGAAGATGGTCACAATACCGTTGATTCTGACATCACTGGTCACGGGTGTGACCGGACTCGGCAGTCAGGGTCGTTTTGGAAAGATGTTCGGACGGACACTTGCTTATTACCTGACGACCAGCTTTCTGGCGATTTCAGTCGGCCTGATGATGGTCAATCTGATTCGTCCAGGCTCGGGCGCCACACTACCTGGAGGCGGGGAGATCGTTCAAACGGCCGACAGATCACTCACAGAGGTCATCTATGAACAGCTGCTGCGGCTGGTTCCGGCGAACCCTTTTGCAGCCATCGCCAATGGTGAATTTTTGTCTTTGATTTCTTTTGCAATCATGGTGGGAACGTTCATCAATTTTGTCGGAGGAACACATGCCAAACGTCTGAGTGAGCTGTTTGAATCAGCGTTTGCCGTGATGCTGAAGATGACCGGTTGGGTCATCAGCCTGGCACCTGTCGGTGTCTCCGCGTTCATGATTTACGCAACCGCCACTCAGGGACTGGACGTATTTGCCACGCTGGCAAAATATATGATTACGGTGTTCCTAGCACTGGCAATCCACGCAGTCGTCGTGCTTCCGGTAATCGTCATGATGGTCGGACGACGCTGCCCGCTGGCGTTCTTCAGCAATATGAGCCCGGCTCTGCTGACGGCGTTCTCAACCGCATCGTCGAACGCCACACTTCCTTTAACAATTTCGTGCGTGGAAGACCGCGCAGGAATTTCAAACCGCACCAGTTCATTCGTGCTGCCGCTGGGAGCCACGATTAACATGGACGGAACAGCGTTGTACGAAGTGGTCGCCGTGTTATTCATCGCGCAGGCGACGCCAGGTGTGGATCTTAGCTTTGTCCAGCAGGTCACGGTTGCATTCACGGCCCTGATTGCCAGTGTCGGTGCTGCAGGAATCCCTCACGCGGGACTGGTGATGATGGCCATTGTGTTGCAGGCTGTTGGTTTACCTGTCGAGTCGCAGGGGATCATTATTGCGGTTGATCGGGTGCTGGACATGTGTCGAACGTCTGTCAACGTCTGGAGCGATTCGTGCGGCTGTGCGGTCATTGATCGACTCACAAATGACTCAAACACAACTGTCGATTCTGCCGGGCAGCCGTCTGTCTGA
- the kdsB gene encoding 3-deoxy-manno-octulosonate cytidylyltransferase has translation MKTVGIIPARLHSTRLPRKLLLAETGKPLIQYVWEVANACPELGDVIVATDSHEIAEVVRRFGGRAELTGDHPSGTDRIAEVVRRCCPDADIIVNLQGDEPELETDTITRMLQALQHSSCEMATIATPFRNADDVQDPSCVKVVLNDHSEALYFSRHPIPFARDHSVQQLLQSSPGSYMLHLGTYAYRKEFLLKLTDMPPGELEHIEKLEQLRALQAGARIVVATVPAAAIGIDTVEDYTAFVTRCRG, from the coding sequence ATGAAAACGGTTGGAATCATTCCGGCGCGGCTGCATTCAACACGACTGCCGCGCAAGCTGCTGCTGGCAGAAACAGGGAAACCTCTCATTCAGTATGTTTGGGAGGTTGCCAACGCATGCCCGGAACTCGGCGACGTCATCGTCGCCACAGACAGCCATGAAATCGCTGAGGTCGTTCGAAGGTTTGGTGGTCGCGCGGAACTGACCGGCGATCATCCAAGCGGGACCGACCGCATCGCTGAAGTCGTGCGGCGCTGCTGTCCTGATGCAGACATTATTGTCAATCTGCAGGGGGATGAACCGGAACTTGAAACTGACACGATCACACGAATGTTGCAGGCACTGCAACATTCCTCCTGCGAAATGGCAACCATTGCAACGCCTTTCAGGAATGCAGACGACGTGCAGGATCCATCCTGCGTCAAAGTGGTACTCAATGATCACTCCGAAGCCTTGTATTTCAGCCGCCATCCGATTCCGTTCGCGCGAGACCATTCCGTCCAACAACTTCTGCAAAGCTCACCCGGCAGCTACATGCTGCATCTGGGGACATACGCTTACCGTAAAGAGTTCCTGCTGAAGCTCACAGACATGCCGCCCGGCGAACTAGAACACATCGAGAAACTCGAACAGTTACGTGCCCTGCAGGCTGGAGCACGCATTGTTGTAGCAACGGTGCCTGCGGCCGCCATCGGCATCGATACCGTCGAAGATTACAC